Part of the Tachypleus tridentatus isolate NWPU-2018 unplaced genomic scaffold, ASM421037v1 Hic_cluster_2, whole genome shotgun sequence genome is shown below.
tatatttaatactgggcctggcatggccaggtgggttcaggcatgcgactcgtaatctggggatcACGGGTTCAATCCCTGTCAcacccttttcagccgtggaggctttataatgtgacggtcaatcccactattcgttggtaaaagagtagcctaagagttggatgtgggtggtgatgactagctgcctgccctctagtattacactgctaaattagtacagatagccctcgagtagttttgctcgaaattaaaaacaaacaaacaaacaatttaatactgACCCCCCACCCTGGAGGGCCTTAATGACTATAGAAATTCTTCACAGTTTAttcttgttataataaataattaacagtttgATCTTTTGTCAAATAACTAATTCTATATTGAGGAGTTTTGACCCAAAGCCTAAATTTTCAActcttatcaaatattttactaacgaaaagaAGCAGTAGTTTTTTTAACCTATAAGAATACAAACTGCACTTGAATGAGTTCTCAGGTGAAAAGATAGTTTTGTCATTCACATTACTCgaatatttaacttcaaacaagcaaaaaccataaggaatatataatattgtagagTTCAGTATTGGTCATTATCATTGTTCTGTAACCAGTTAGcactaatattttgttgtaagtaTGCATACATGTGACTTTAATGTCGAAGCGGTCACTGGAAGATTTGGTTGTAGTAAAATATCAGCCCGAGTTTAGAACAGCTACTACCAAACCGGACTGTGAATCCAACGATTCACGGTTCGTTACAGTTACCCACCAAAGAGGCTTCCTAATTTCATGCGTCATAGGTGTATTGTGtatgacagtcaaatctcactattcgatcaTCAAATGGTAGCGCAATAGATGGCGTTTAATGTTGTCTAGCAGCTTTCATTTGGGACTATCAGTTAAAAAAGTAGGAACGGTATTACATAAATGCCCTAGTGTTGCCTGTGCGAAactctgaaacaaaaaaataaacaaaatcatctgttattttattaaaacaaatcttttgataatattttgttgAGATGAAACATATTATAAGCTACAAAAAATGGTTAAAAGTAGTTCACAGATCTATACAGGTGAATAtgtgatcatctgtgaaacaggaagaacctcatagagatgatttacaggtgtatttaaaagagctatgtgaacatgtgtgaaacaggaagaacctgatagagatgatttgcaggtgtatttaaaagagctatgtgaacatgtgagaaacaggaagaacctcatagagatgttttacaggtgtatttaaatgAGGTATATGATCATGTGTGAAACAgaaagaacctcatagagatgatttacagatgtatttaaaagagctatgtgaacatgtgtgaaacaggaagaacctcatagagatgatttgcaggtgtatttaaaagagctatgtgatcatctgtgaaacaggaagaacctgatagagatgatttgcaggtgtatttaaaagagctatgtgaagatgtgtgaaacaggaagaacctgatagagatgatttgcaggtgtatttaaaagagctatgtgaagatgtgtgaaacaggaagaacctcatagagatgatttacaggtgtatttaaaagagctatgtgaacatgtgAGAAACGGGAAGAACCTCACAGAGATGATTCACagttgtatttaaaagagctatgcgaacatgtgtgaaacaggaagaacctcacaGAGATGAtctacaggtgtatttaaaagagatatgtgatcatctgtgaaacaggaaaAACCTAATAGAGATgatttactgttgtatttaaaagAGATCTTTGATCATCTGTGAGACAGGAAGAACCtgatagagatgatttacaggtgtatttaaaagagatatgtaatcatctgtgaaacaggaagaacctgatagagatgatttacaggtgtatttaaaagagatatgtgatcatctgtgaaacaggaagaacctcatagagatgatttacaggtgtatttaaaagagaaatgtgaacatgtgtgaaacaggaagaacctcatagagatgatttacaggtgtatttaaaagagctatgtgatcatctgtgaaacaggaagaacctcatagagatgatttacaggtgtatttaaaagagctatgggaacatgtgtgaaacaggaagaacctgtagagatgatttacaggtgtatttaaaagagataTATGAacatctgtgaaacaggaagaacctcatagagatgatttacaggtgtatttaaaagagctatgtgaacatgtgtgaaacaggaagaacctcatagagatgatttacagttgtatttaaaagagctatgtgaacatgtgtgaaacaggaagaacctcatagagatgatttacaggtgtatttaaaagagctatgtgaacatgtgtgaaacaggaagaacctcatagagatgatttacaggtgtatttaaaagagctatgtgatcatctgtgaaacaggaagaacctcatagagatgatttacaggtgtatttaaaagagctatgtgatcatctgtgaaacaggaagaacctcatagagatgatttacaggtgtatttaaaagagctatgtggtcatctgtgaaacaggaagaacctcatagagatgatttatttttattctattttgttcTCTAGTTTCAATGCCTTTCTTATGTGTACTACAACACagacttaatttattaaaatgtctttaattaattgttatgcGCATGTCTGCTTCCATGAAATGTAACTTAACCTACCAGCATCTCGTCCACGAAACAAACATTTCTACAAGAGACAAAACTATACACACAATTTCTTCGGACTCTATAGAAAACTGTTCTAGTGGTTAACATATCAAGACTGTGGATTACAAAGTTCATGTCCCGTTGCCCTTAAAACAAACTCTGTATTTCGAATCAGTGAGTAAATCTGACAGTGAAGCGTAACTATTGTGTCAGATAAGTTCGTACAGGGTTCACTATTTGAAGAATAAGAGGTTTGAACAAAGAAAGACAGAACATtgcaatattaattataaacaaaatgtgataatGGTATGTCAATCAGCCAATCTGACCTCCTGGTGGCAATTATTAGATAAGTAACAGATCCATAAAACGTTTAAATAAGTGTTAACTAATTATTAAACATCTATTTACAGGTAAAACAATGTAATAGGAACCATTATGATATTACCActctaatgaaaaaaataactagtggaaaatatgtaaatattaaaacaattatatatatattataaccatacaaTATTCAATTCGTAAACCAAAACACactgcatgaaattaaaaaaatacgcTGCACATTTTGTTTTCTCCATAAAGTGATTCTAGAGTTCGTGTTAcaacgtgagattataaaatgtatcctatatTTTGGAAATGACTGttgaaataggacccacattgcagctccaattcgctagtctcacataagaaaattagaaattagaagagtgagatgtgggtgctcaacatcccacatctgtatcacccttcactgcctgttgtgggaaggtgactgctctcccatgagagaataagaaaaatataaacattaaaatgaaataaataaaaatgaaaggtaCTGACATCTGGtggtaagataaaacttacctcttcaAGTTAGCATTCcagattttcaatttattatacacAATAACAATACAAGGAACAAAACACCAAGTGTATACAAAAATGTACAACAATGATAtggaatgaaataacaaaaacatataaatatacagtacATACAGCTATGTAAGTGAACACGAAAATTACAAAAGGAGAAATTAGAAAAAAGATATGTatacacacatgcatatatacactaaatattaaattaaaaaatgaatcgGCGCATAAAACAATATGTACTGATATGTACAAGTAActaaatccaaaaaacaaacaacagaaatgaaagtaGAAAATTACAAATGACTAAAgagaattacagaaaaaaatgaaatacaaagcttaaagaaaaatttaaaacccAAAATTAAGAaggatttaattacaaaaaacagccatacaaacaaacattccacataatatacaatatgtacaaaaaaattatagGATACAAAAAAGTACacacaaaatagataaaaaaattatgaaaatacaaataaacaataattacatagaACAGACAATCTAGAAAATCAGTCTGGTTCCGCTACCCTCAAGCGTGCCCACCGGTGAGACGTCCGGGCACCAACAATGATAAAGAGTCCCTCCGATTCAGTAACTAATAGTTCGCATCAAGGCGGAATAACAGTTTGTATCTGGTCTTATTTTACAGAACAACACTGGAGCCCCCTCAAAAAGGAATTGAGTACAGGTAAGCCAGATGACCCTGATATGGGGATGTGAAAGGTAAAGGCCAGGACACTGTGAACGGGGATCAGCAAGTGATCAAAACGGTCTCAGCCGAGATCGATGGGACACGGAAAAGGTGAGCCACCTTCTTCTGTCCGATGTCGAACAAAGGACCAACATGTAAAGGACACTATACCTGAGTATGACATGACTCGGCGACACTGATACTGGACAGGTATAATCGTTCTCTCACCGGTAAAATGTCATGAAACCCTGAATGTAAATATCAACATGGCACAACATTCCATGGAAGAGCGGGGTGGTGTTGCTCTATCCTGTGAATACAGTCTGGAGGAAGCAGACGGCAGAGAGTATTGGAATTCGCCGGAATATCACGTGGCATAACGTGACAACGTCTGATCGCTGCAACAGTGTCAGCATACCAAGTGGGAGAATTAAAACACATTGGTTTATTCAGGCCCGGTGAAACACAAAAATGTCTGAACCAATCAGGAAATGAGCCAGTTGGCTACAGGGATGATCCTCCCAAGAGAGACAGCATATAGTGGTGGACAAGAAAGGCACTCGGTCCAGACACGTGGGATGTCCACTCCTCTCATGAAGGGTGGCTTAACTAAAGACAACCAAGACACTGTCTCAGTCTTACCACTCCACAGACATGTCACTCAACAGCTCGCGCACAGCAGTCGTTCAGAGGAAGTATCTCACCAAGATACCATAACAAGTGGAGAAGCCTCCTCTTCACCGCTTCTGTCAAACAAGTTAGCAGGGCTGTAACAATCTTGAACTGCCAAACTGACACGTTATACCATCTTCCCACAGGCAGCCTCAGGACTGGCAATGAAGGGAATCCCAAAACACTTGACTGGAGAGGAAGCCCATGCCAAATCAAATGGAGTATCTGCAGATGAGGCCCACTTGCCCAACTCCCAAGCCCTAGACTTAGTGTAGTTGAGCTGAGCTGCACTACCCTGAGAGTACTTGTTAACAATCACCCTTGTTGAACCCAGGTATGTTTGGTTTTCTAGAAATCAGTTCATATCATCTGCATAACTTACATACTTGATGGATGCCCCACCTGGGAAACGAAGGCCACACATTGAAACCTAGTGATACAGATGAGAGAGCAGGTACGATCATTAACACATAAAGAGATGGCGATAATGGACGTCCTTGACGAACACCCTGACAGATGTTAAAGGGGCATCAAGTATCCATTCACTAAGAACATGCTCGAAGAAGACGTATAGAAAGTTCGTACATAAGCTGGAGTAAAAACCAAACCTCTCCAGAACGTACCGCAAATATTTGTGGTAACTCAATCAAAGGCCTTACTCTGATTAAGTGACACAAAAATTTTAGGGATGCTCCTGTCTGTGATATAATGTAACATGTCATATAGAAGTACCAAGTTTTGATGGATACTTCTTCCTCACACATTTCAATGTCAAGGACAAGACGGCATGACAACACTGAAATGGGTATACAGGGTTTCAGAAATAATCTTTCCATCCACACTCAAGAGTGATATGGTATGCCATATCTTTGGACTGGGAGAGATCCTTAGAGATTAACATAATTAATCCATCCAGCGTACCCGAAGGCATGGACCCACGGGTCAGACAGCAGTTAAAAAAGTCTAATGAAAAGGGGCCCAGTAATATGCCATACATGGTGATAGAATTCCACTGGTAAGCCATCCAGTCCCAGACACTTACCAGATAGCCACCCAAAATTCATTTAGTGTAATGGGTTTCAAAACGTCGTCAGACCGTGATGGATTGAGGGTTGGCAAGAACTGAATGATGTCTCACCAAATATCCTCATCCACAGTCGAAGCCGAATATAGTCAGCTATAGTACTTGAGGCACGTGTTGAGGATGTCAGTAATGTCTGAGGATACCTGACCGTTGTATCTCAACAGATTGGAGATGTGCTTATATTAAGACTTCTCCTGTGCCTTACAGAGTGGAATCATAGTAACATTTCTGGGATTAAGCAACTTCATCAGACTAGAAATGCTAGTCCATTGATTcaagaagtttgttttgaattacgcgcaaagctacacgagggctatctgtgctagccgtccctaatttagcagtgtaagactagagggaaggcagctagtcatcaccacccaccaccaactcttgggctacttttttaccaatgaatagtgggattgactgtaacattataatgcccccacagctgggagggcgagcgtgtttggcatgacggggatcagaacccgcgaccctcagattacgagtcgcatgccttaacacgcttggccatgccgggcctatcccataagtaatgtcccatttttgggttcagaaaaagagaaagtatttcaagcgattttaatgttacttactcaataatgtatgttccattattattcattacttcctgccaacgattcacaagcttctgaatgtcacttctgtaAAATTCATAGGGTCTGTAGGAAAAGAATACAGAGaaaatagttttgacatcttcattggaatagatgataatcagatgtagcaaggtctggagaataaggaggatgtggaagtttttaccagtctagctcttcagtctttgcagatgtaatccttgctgtatggggccatgcattatcctgatTTAACACAACACCTTTGACTGATCAAAGGATGGCtcctttctttcagtgcaacattcaagcactctaccTGTTGATAGTAGAAGTTTGATGAAATCATTACATTGAATGAAAGCAACTCACagtgaatcacaccaacaatatctccCAAACGTTTagcaagactttcctagggtggatgttcattttgggctgtgctttagccagtttacctgcaatgAGTCATTGTCtacggcacttaacatttttataaaatatccatctttcatctccagtcactatcTTGCTCAATAAAGGTGAGCTATGTTCAAGATAgagcagagaagtgcaaatgtgcactcttgctctaaggttggcttctctcaaatcatgggggaccaattttccaagttctaacacctttccaagctcttgcagatgacagtgaactgttaaatgggttAAATCACACTTCTGTACtagttcaactgttacagcataatattcatcaagtgcagccagtaacaagtcatcattaaactcaacaggacgactaGAACATGGCgaatcacttaagctgtagtcacctgatctgaacttctgaaaccacctttgacattttctttcatttagagactctgcaccataaataccttgaatgttttgtgtagtttctaccGCACTATTgcttttcttaaactcataaagcattatatgcctaatgggctcctcagacacatccatctttataagggtgtaattgattaatgatctgaaaaagtggagttgggttagtttcttttatttgtctgaacatttctatACACGTCCTGCTatatatttcagtcattaaagccttatataaagaagaaatgatgatacactttctgtattaaattttggaCATTACTTTTGGGATGGTTTGATATATACTGGTCGAAACAAATTAGATGTCATCAACTGattgataaatatatacagaaacaccTAAATTATAAAGGGaaactattaaatgaaataaatgtgtttgtgGGACGACATCACCAGTTACTTATATGTcttatgtgctcctcagacacatccatcttcgtaatggttatttgattaatgatctgaaaaagtgtattgggttagtttcttctatttgtttgaacatttttatgcatgttctactacatatttttgtcattaaagcttttacaaagataaaatgaTGATGAACTTCCTGTATTAGCTTTTCAGACATCACTTACGGGATGACTTGATAtttgataaacgtttattaattggaaaactacagatatatgaCAAGGAatatttacagatttcgaacattacaaccaatcaacttcagaaaattaacttcggacgtcagTATTTCTATGAAGGCATGACATATCTTCCTTGATGAAAAATTAGCATATAAATCTTTTAAGGTCAGCTAAGAACAGAACTAGCTAGCTTCCCGTCAAGTGAATTGTACCTGTATATCAACAGAGAATTCATTCGTTCATCATGAACTGCCGCTAAAAGATTcaattccagatcagatagaagaacCAGCactgtttgtaaactttttaaaaatattatttgtaataacttgttgtaataaccattattataaattgtattgttgtttgtatattcaaTTTATctgtcttaagaaaaaaaaactgtgtgtatcaatctagttggtaaatatcataaatttaataaataccaggattcaattaacttctaaattatcagtgatgtcgagaaacccacttgttgagaatttatatgcaaaaacggctcgtttgggttgagaaaatattttacatagaagagcgaacaacgtttcgaccttcttcggtcatcgtcatgacCGTGATcgtcgatgaccgaagaaggtcgaaacgttgttcgctcttctatgtaaaatattttctcaacccaaacgagccgtttttgcatataacttctaaattaatagTTCTGGCTGtttaaaatcataatacataagATAATAAATCGGAGGCTCATCCGTAATAAACTATATTACTTAACCAGACGTAtcaattttcattgttatttgatcaaagttttttttaaaaactgccCATGTTAATCACTatatggattttattttttatacttgtttataaAGTGTTCTGGTTAGCTTTACTTTTCTGaaagctttataaaataataaaaaaaatgaaatgaatttagttatagaaaaaaaaaatgcagacaaaacaatgaatggaataaaactaccacaatgaacaaagtagtaaagcatataaaacaatagtaaagcatataaaacaatgaatgtaataaaactaccacaatgaacaaagtagcaaagcagacaaaacaatggaataaaactaccacaatgaacaaagtagtaaagcagacaaaacaatggaataaaactaccacaatgaacaaagtagtaaagcatataaaacaatgaatgtgataaaactaccacaatgaacaaagtagcaaagcagacaaaacaatggaataaaactaccacaatgaacaaagtagtaaagcagacaaaacaatggaataaaactaccacaatgaacaaagtagtaaagcagacaaaacaatggaataaaactaccacaatgaacaaagtagtaaagcagacaaaacaatgaatggaataaaactaccacaatgaacaaagtagtaaagcagataaaacaatgaatggaataaaactaccacaatgaacaaagtagcaaagcagacaaaacaatggaatggaataaaactaccacaatgaacaaagtagtaaagcagacaaaacaatgaatggaataaaactaccacaatgaacaaagtagtaaagcagacaaaacaatggaataaaactaccacaatgaacaaagtagtaaagcagataaaacaatgaTTGGAAtgaaactaccacaatgaacaaagtagtaaagcagataaaacaatgaatggaataaaactaccacaatgaacaaagtagcaaagcagacaaaacaatggaataaaactaccacaatgaacaaagtggtaaagcagacaaaacaatggaataaaactaccacaatgaacacagtagtaaagcagataaaacaatgaatggaataaaactaccacaatgaacaaagtagtaaacctgatatcaacataaattaacagaagaaaataatacatgaaagctaaaaagttaaacataataataagaaaatataacagcAGAAGAAAACCTGCTGTAAAtgcagaaaactaaataaaattaataatagaagCAAATCGAATAGTGGAATGAAGCAACGTgtgagcgcagacagccctcgtgtagctttgcgtgaaattcaaaacaaaacaacatttgaaatctaaaaaattaaacataataaaaggtaaaatgtttagccacaaagagctatttataataaaaaataagcgTATTGATTTTCCAGAATGTTTGAGGTTGATCTAAAAGTTCATAAGATCACCTTTCGTTACGTAAAAACTCAGACTTacattattttgaactttaatcCAAACAGTACTTGTAGCAAttcttagaaaaaatattacCTCAGACTTACATTATTCTGAATTTTAATCCAAACAGTACTTGTagtaattcttataataaaatattactacgtTCTGTGTAAATTCTCATTTTATCTAGCCTCGACtccctataaaacaaaattactgaaagtATTGAACTAGACAAAGGCTCAAAAGTAATGTTGGCGGGAGGCAACGCTAAGCCTGACTTTGGAACCAGAcatataaaagtttgaattaa
Proteins encoded:
- the LOC143243176 gene encoding histone-lysine N-methyltransferase SETMAR-like isoform X1, whose protein sequence is MSLRDISFKEAVKLLRETASPVGCYRKSLNLIYNSPESLINYTLIKMDVSEEPIRHIMLYEFKKSNSAVETTQNIQGIYGAESLNERKCQRWFQKFRSGDYSLSDSPCSSRPVEFNDDLLLAALDEYYAVTVELVQKCDLTHLTVHCHLQELGKVLELGKLVPHDLREANLRARVHICTSLLYLEHSSPLLSKIVTGDERWIFYKNVKCRRQ